The Coffea arabica cultivar ET-39 chromosome 3c, Coffea Arabica ET-39 HiFi, whole genome shotgun sequence genome contains a region encoding:
- the LOC113735403 gene encoding F-box/LRR-repeat protein At3g58930-like, which produces MSLLSKAWLQAWRTRPNLELLCNIYSEPTDKGIQKRRSDFVNCINTTLQRYREHKNGIDRLKLCSPPSVSPEDFNRWIQIAVENGVKSLDIAAFDIAAPSGSEYFVLAPTVFEAKSIAELDLGHFQLKPQAIKTVRCHNLHKLRLMHVKLDEVLFQRILSSCPLIHWLTIVNCAGLANVKVTKLQKLERLDIVAKGSCSVEVEAPSLLYFKYGKLLSFELERTSRRRKLRMHACPNLKHLLLDEIGITDEFFLDIAEKFPQLEELEITSWDGDLERINISSRSIKHISLESHLEPVEEVQIDVPSLDWFEFTGRSINLFSFTAPSGPCVSKIKLGCRAWPSGPLPVASWFSKLKDMLTKLSQSKVSLHLDIDQPVSRSTAFEMLSSGLVVLKPLLKSGTIA; this is translated from the exons ATGAGTTTGTTGTCGAAGGCATGGTTGCAGGCATGGCGCACGCGCCCCAATTTGGAGCTTTTGTGCAATATATATTCAGAACCGACTGATAAAGGCATTCAAAAAAGGCGAAGTGATTTCGTAAATTGCATCAACACCACCTTGCAACGGTACCGTGAGCACAAGAATGGTATTGATCGTTTAAAGCTTTGTAGCCCTCCATCTGTATCGCCTGAGGATTTCAATAGATGGATCCAAATTGCTGTGGAAAACGGAGTCAAAAGTCTTGATATTGCTGCCTTTGATATTGCTGCCCCTTCGGGTTCTGAATATTTTGTTTTGGCTCCAACTGTTTTTGAAGCTAAGTCGATTGCAGAATTGGATCTTGGCCATTTCCAGTTGAAGCCCCAAGCGATTAAGACGGTAAGGTGTCACAATCTCCACAAACTTCGGCTTATGCATGTGAAATTAGACGAGGTATTGTTCCAAAGAATATTGTCCAGCTGCCCGTTGATTCATTGGTTGACAATTGTTAACTGTGCGGGTCTTGCCAACGTTAAGGTGACCAAGCTTCAGAAGCTTGAGCGTCTTGATATTGTAGCAAAGGGAAGTTGTTCTGTTGAAGTCGAAGCACCAAGTCTTCTGTACTTTAAGTATGGTAAACTACTTTCCTTCGAGCTAGAACGAACATCAAGACGTCGCAAGCTTCGGATGCATGCCTGTCCAAATCTAAAGCATTTGCTGTTGGACGAAATTGGCATCACTGACGAGTTTTTCTTAGATATCGCAGAAAAATTCCCACAACTCGAAGAGTTAGAAATCACAAGCTGGGACGGCGATTTGGAAAGAATCAATATTTCCAGCCGCTCCATTAAGCACATAAGTTTGGAATCGCACTTGGAACCAGTAGAAGAGGTCCAAATTGATGTTCCAAGCCTTGATTGGTTTGAATTCACAGGAAGATCCATAAACCTGTTTTCTTTCACAGCTCCCTCTGGTCCTTGTGTTTCTAAAATTAAATTGGGGTGTAGGGCATGGCCCTCAGGCCCCTTACCAGTGGCTTCGTGGTTCTCCAAATTGAAGGACATGTTGACAAAGCTAAGTCAATCTAAAGTTTCACTCCATTTAGACATTGATCAACCTGTGTCCAGGTCCACTGCTTTTGAG ATGCTATCTTCTGGACTTGTCGTCCTAAAACCATTGCTCAAAAGTGGAACAATTGCCTGA
- the LOC113734317 gene encoding cyanate hydratase-like isoform X1 yields MAEQSEKISIAAELQAVKHKSGKTYGQIAEETGLTNVYVAQLFKRQAQLKPDTVPKLRASLPELPEELIQEMMRPPLRSYDPNLIQDPTVYRLNEAVMHFGESIKEIINEEFGDGIMSAIDFYCSVDKIKGVDGKERVVVTFDGKYLPHSEQKSEHMMSRLRLQGN; encoded by the exons ATGGCAGAACAGAGCGAGAAAATAAGCATAGCAGCTGAACTTCAAGCAGTGAAGCACAAGTCAGGCAAGACTTATGGTCAGATTGCTGAAGAAACTGGATTGACGAATGTTTATGTTGCTCAGCTATTCAAGAGGCAAGCCCAGTTGAAGCCTGATACTGTCCCTAAATTACGAGCATCCTTGCCTGAGCTGCCTGAGGAGTTAATTCAAGAAATGATGCGGCCACCTCTCAGGTCATATGATCCTAATTTAATTCAAGACCCAACTGTTTATAG GCTCAATGAAGCTGTTATGCATTTTGGTGAGAGCATTAAAGAAATTATCAATGAGGAATTTGGTGATGGCAT CATGTCTGCTATAGACTTCTATTGTTCTGTTGACAAAATTAAAGGTGTGGATGGAAAAGAGCGTGTTGTTGTGACTTTTGATGGGAAGTACTTGCCACATTCTGAGCAG AAATCTGAACACATGATGTCAAGGTTGAGATTACAAGGAAATTAA
- the LOC113734318 gene encoding protein NRT1/ PTR FAMILY 5.2: protein MASLELAENGSDGYTQDGTVDLQGKPVLRSKRGGWRACWFVVVYEVFERMAFYGISSNLFIYLTKKLHQGTVTSANNVTNWVGTVWMTPILGAYFADAVLGRYWTLVIACAIYLSGMSLLTLAVSVPRLRPPHCADPKGINCQKADKLQLGVYFAALYILAVGTGGTKPNISTIGADQFDEFDPKEKLHKLSFFNWWMFGIFLGTLFANTVLVWIQDNVGWTLGYGLPTTGLAISILIFLAGTQFYRHRIPTGSPFTRMAQVIIASLRKWKVSVPSDPKELYELDLEEYAKNKKVRIDSTPSLRFLNKACVKTTSTNPWMLCPVTQVEETKQMLRMIPILIATFIPSTMLAQINTLFVKQGTTLNRRLGGFNIPPASLAAFVTLSMLISVMLYDRYFVKIIRRWTKNPRGITLLQRMGIGMILHIVIMTVASLTEKYRLSVAKDHGLVQNAGQVPRSILLLLPQFVLMGVADAFLEVAKIEFFYDQAPESMKSLGTSYSMTTLGAGNFISSFLLSTVSRITKRDGNEWIQNNLNASHLDYYYAFFAVLNVLNIVFFLIMTKLYVYKAEISDSMVVLREELGGLKSKVTDEEATTT from the exons ATGGCCTCACTAGAGCTAGCAGAAAATGGCTCGGATGGATACACTCAAGATGGTACTGTTGATCTCCAAGGGAAACCTGTTCTTAGATCGAAGAGAGGAGGATGGAGAGCTTGCTGGTTTGTTGTTG TGTACGAGGTGTTCGAACGTATGGCATTCTATGGAATATCTTCGAATCTCTTCATATACTTGACCAAAAAGCTCCATCAGGGCACAGTTACATCAGCCAATAATGTCACCAATTGGGTAGGAACCGTCTGGATGACTCCAATCTTGGGTGCATATTTTGCTGACGCTGTTCTTGGCCGCTATTGGACGTTGGTGATTGCATGTGCAATATATCTCTCG GGAATGTCTTTATTGACACTAGCAGTTTCAGTCCCCAGACTCAGGCCGCCCCACTGTGCTGATCCGAAGGGCATCAATTGCCAGAAGGCCGacaaattgcaattaggagtaTATTTCGCTGCCCTCTATATACTTGCAGTTGGAACTGGTGGCACAAAACCAAATATTTCAACAATTGGTGCTgatcaatttgatgaatttGACCCCAAAGAAAAGCTTCACAAGCTTTCCTTCTTTAATTGGTGGATGTTTGGCATATTTCTTGGGACACTTTTTGCCAACACAGTTCTTGTTTGGATTCAAGACAATGTGGGATGGACACTCGGTTACGGGCTTCCCACGACTGGACTTGCCATTTCTATACTGATATTCTTGGCAGGCACGCAATTTTATAGGCATAGAATTCCTACTGGAAGTCCCTTTACAAGAATGGCCCAAGTCATAATTGCTTCCCTGAGAAAATGGAAGGTTTCTGTTCCCAGTGACCCTAAAGAACTATATGAGCTTGATCTTGAAGAGTATGCGAAAAATAAGAAAGTCAGGATTGATTCTACACCTTCATTGAG ATTTCTAAACAAAGCTTGTGTAAAAACAACTTCCACCAATCCATGGATGCTCTGTCCAGTTACCCAAGTGGAGGAAACTAAACAGATGCTACGAATGATTCCCATCCTAATCGCTACATTCATTCCAAGCACAATGCTTGCACAGATTAACACACTTTTTGTCAAGCAAGGTACAACTCTCAACAGACGTCTTGGTGGCTTCAATATTCCACCAGCAAGCTTAGCAGCATTTGTAACACTAAGCATGCTGATCTCCGTCATGTTATATGACCGATACTTTGTGAAAATCATCAGAAGATGGACTAAAAATCCTAGAGGAATTACTCTGCTTCAGAGAATGGGAATTGGAATGATTCTGCATATTGTTATAATGACAGTGGCATCACTAACTGAGAAATACAGGCTTTCCGTGGCCAAAGATCATGGCCTAGTACAAAATGCAGGTCAAGTGCCTCGGTCCATATTGCTTTTGCTTCCTCAATTCGTGCTTATGGGAGTAGCTGATGCATTCCTGGAGGTAGCAAAAATCGAGTTCTTCTATGATCAAGCACCAGAAAGCATGAAAAGTCTTGGAACATCTTATTCCATGACTACCTTAGGAGCTGGAAATTTCATCAGCAGTTTTCTTTTGTCTACAGTTTCTCGTATCACGAAGAGGGATGGGAACGAATGGATTCAAAACAACCTTAATGCTTCTCATCTCGACTATTATTATGCATTTTTTGCAGTATTAAACGTCTTGAACATTGTCTTTTTCTTGATTATGACCAAGCTTTATGTATACAAGGCAGAAATTTCGGATTCGATGGTTGTGCTCAGAGAAGAACTTGGGGGATTGAAGAGTAAGGTAACCGATGAAGAGGCAACAACAACATAG
- the LOC113734317 gene encoding cyanate hydratase-like isoform X2 encodes MAEQSEKISIAAELQAVKHKSGKTYGQIAEETGLTNVYVAQLFKRQAQLKPDTVPKLRASLPELPEELIQEMMRPPLRLNEAVMHFGESIKEIINEEFGDGIMSAIDFYCSVDKIKGVDGKERVVVTFDGKYLPHSEQKSEHMMSRLRLQGN; translated from the exons ATGGCAGAACAGAGCGAGAAAATAAGCATAGCAGCTGAACTTCAAGCAGTGAAGCACAAGTCAGGCAAGACTTATGGTCAGATTGCTGAAGAAACTGGATTGACGAATGTTTATGTTGCTCAGCTATTCAAGAGGCAAGCCCAGTTGAAGCCTGATACTGTCCCTAAATTACGAGCATCCTTGCCTGAGCTGCCTGAGGAGTTAATTCAAGAAATGATGCGGCCACCTCTCAG GCTCAATGAAGCTGTTATGCATTTTGGTGAGAGCATTAAAGAAATTATCAATGAGGAATTTGGTGATGGCAT CATGTCTGCTATAGACTTCTATTGTTCTGTTGACAAAATTAAAGGTGTGGATGGAAAAGAGCGTGTTGTTGTGACTTTTGATGGGAAGTACTTGCCACATTCTGAGCAG AAATCTGAACACATGATGTCAAGGTTGAGATTACAAGGAAATTAA